Proteins encoded in a region of the Microbacterium neungamense genome:
- the dhaL gene encoding dihydroxyacetone kinase subunit DhaL: protein MTDTLDTAALADWIRRFRDTVTEKRDWLTELDSAIGDADHGANLARGMAAAAEKLDAGTPGAIDELLKTVGMTLVSSVGGASGPLYGTFFLRAGTTAGGVGELDAAALAVALRAGLDGVIARGKAEPGDKTMVDAMAPALDALDAAIGEGAGLKEAALAAADAAASGRDATEPLVARKGRASYLGDRSVGHLDPGAASTALLFRTLADAAAAR from the coding sequence ATGACCGACACCCTCGACACCGCCGCGCTCGCCGACTGGATCCGCCGCTTCCGCGACACCGTCACCGAGAAGCGGGACTGGCTCACCGAGCTGGACTCCGCGATCGGCGACGCCGACCACGGCGCGAACCTGGCCAGGGGCATGGCCGCGGCCGCCGAGAAGCTCGACGCCGGAACGCCGGGGGCCATCGACGAGCTGCTGAAGACCGTCGGGATGACCCTGGTGAGCTCGGTCGGCGGCGCGAGCGGACCGCTGTACGGCACGTTCTTCCTGCGCGCGGGAACGACTGCGGGCGGCGTGGGCGAGCTGGACGCCGCCGCGCTCGCGGTCGCGCTGCGGGCCGGCTTGGACGGCGTCATCGCCCGCGGCAAGGCCGAGCCGGGCGACAAGACGATGGTCGACGCCATGGCGCCCGCCCTGGACGCGCTCGACGCCGCGATCGGCGAGGGCGCCGGCCTGAAGGAGGCGGCGCTCGCGGCGGCCGATGCCGCGGCATCCGGACGGGATGCGACCGAGCCGCTGGTGGCGCGGAAGGGCCGCGCCAGCTACCTCGGGGACCGCAGCGTCGGTCACCTCGACCCCGGCGCGGCGTCCACCGCGCTGCTGTTCCGGACGCTCGCCGACGCCGCCGCCGCGCGATGA
- the paaE gene encoding 1,2-phenylacetyl-CoA epoxidase subunit PaaE, with the protein MTTLFRVPASAPARPPRLPAREERHRARFHTLTVSDVRRLTDDAIEVTFTVPPELVDEYHYLPGQYVALRVHLEGAEVRRSYSLCRPPAPAAEGESTTLSVAVKRDEGGLFSTWAQTELTPGFRIDVMSPQGTFTSGLQELDGAHVAGIAAGSGITPLMSLAHDLLAASDTTRFTLLYTNRSTSDVMFLEDLAELKDRYPTRLVLHHVLSREQRTAPVLSGRIDDEKLRTILRTLILPSTVDEWFLCGPFALVDLCREVLADFGVPREHIRFELFTTGDAPAERGPRPVQVRQGEKTHRIEIRLDGVSSTVESPVDAHESVLNAALRVRPDAPFACSGGVCGTCRARVLEGSVTMTENYALEPDEIERGYVLTCQSHPTTDRLVVDYDV; encoded by the coding sequence ATGACGACGCTGTTCCGCGTGCCCGCCTCGGCGCCGGCGCGGCCGCCCCGTCTGCCGGCGCGCGAGGAGCGCCATCGCGCCCGCTTCCACACCCTCACCGTCTCGGACGTGCGCCGCCTGACCGACGACGCCATCGAGGTGACGTTCACGGTGCCGCCGGAGCTCGTGGACGAGTACCACTACCTGCCCGGCCAGTACGTCGCGCTGCGCGTGCACCTGGAGGGGGCGGAGGTGCGCCGGTCGTACTCGCTGTGCCGCCCGCCCGCCCCGGCGGCCGAGGGCGAGAGCACCACGCTCAGCGTCGCCGTCAAGCGCGACGAGGGCGGGCTGTTCTCGACCTGGGCGCAGACCGAGCTGACCCCGGGGTTCCGGATCGACGTGATGAGCCCGCAGGGGACGTTCACCTCCGGCCTGCAGGAGCTCGACGGCGCGCACGTGGCCGGCATCGCGGCCGGGTCCGGCATCACGCCGCTGATGTCGCTGGCGCACGACCTGCTCGCGGCATCCGACACCACCCGGTTCACGCTGCTGTACACGAACCGGTCGACCAGCGACGTGATGTTCCTGGAGGACCTCGCCGAGCTCAAGGACCGGTATCCGACGCGGCTCGTGCTGCACCACGTGCTGTCCCGCGAGCAGCGCACGGCGCCGGTGCTGTCGGGACGGATCGACGATGAGAAGCTACGCACGATCCTGCGCACCCTGATCCTGCCGTCGACCGTGGACGAGTGGTTCCTGTGCGGGCCGTTCGCGCTCGTCGACCTGTGCCGGGAGGTGCTGGCCGACTTCGGGGTACCGCGGGAGCACATCCGCTTCGAGCTGTTCACCACCGGCGACGCCCCGGCCGAGCGCGGTCCGCGCCCGGTGCAGGTGCGCCAGGGCGAGAAGACGCACCGCATCGAGATCCGCCTGGACGGTGTCTCCTCCACCGTGGAGAGCCCGGTCGATGCGCACGAGTCGGTGCTGAACGCCGCGCTGCGGGTGCGGCCGGATGCCCCGTTCGCCTGCTCGGGCGGGGTATGCGGCACGTGCCGTGCGCGCGTGCTGGAGGGCAGCGTGACGATGACCGAGAACTACGCCCTCGAGCCCGACGAGATCGAGCGCGGGTACGTGCTCACCTGCCAATCGCACCCCACCACCGACCGCCTCGTGGTGGACTACGACGTGTGA
- the ptsP gene encoding phosphoenolpyruvate--protein phosphotransferase has protein sequence MIGIVAVSHSAGLAEAARELALQMVPGDGAPLRVAAGAGTDADGRPILGTDAVLVAAAIDELAARCDGVLVLMDLGSAVMSAELALELRSSDVPVRLVPAPFVEGMLAAAVSASAGAPLEAVAAEAEAALQAKAAHLGEDIAAASGSAGASIAAPAGPETVRVVRVRNALGIHARPAALIAEAAGSADVRLRRLPAGPEAGAASLSRLLALGARAGDEVQVRGSGAGADAAVERIAALFADGFGEEIAAGAGGEGSGTRARPGPDRDVTRARQIPASAAPIDDADAGESPAPDDGAALPPGTVLRGRGVSPGVAAAPVAHPSPAIAEPEPADPLLAAEREAEAARIAPAAAAVAAGFAARAEAASGETRAILDATRLLAADPDLVADAAARVRTEGLSAARAVWEAASAQAEALVGLGGRTAERAADVRDIRNRIVAVLHGREPASVPEREAPFVLVATDLAPSDTAALAGSACAALVTEQGGPTSHTAIIARALGLPAVVAAPGAAGIPDGTLVLVDGETGTVTMDPAEDELAAARAAADARAFDGDGRLADGTPLPLLANVGGPADAVQAAGAAAQGIGLFRTEFCFLDRAAAPTVEEQTIAYRGVLTPFAGRKVVVRTLDAGSDKPLPFATPEHEENPALGLRGLRVSWRNPALLHDQLRALALAAAEEQAHVEVMAPMVATIEEARDFTAAARAAGLERVGVMIETPAAALMAEELLEVVDFVSIGTNDLAQYAMAADRQHPALGALNDPWQPAVLRLIATIGSAGQTAGAPVGVCGEAGGDPRLAPVLVGLGATSLSMTPRALGRVARALAAVTAEQCRAAADAALEAATAADARAAASAVLR, from the coding sequence ATGATCGGCATCGTCGCCGTCTCGCACAGCGCGGGGCTCGCGGAGGCGGCGCGCGAGCTCGCCCTGCAGATGGTCCCCGGCGACGGTGCCCCGCTGCGGGTGGCGGCGGGGGCGGGGACGGATGCCGACGGCCGCCCGATCCTGGGCACGGACGCCGTGCTCGTCGCCGCTGCGATCGACGAGCTGGCGGCGCGGTGCGACGGCGTGCTGGTGCTGATGGACCTCGGGTCGGCGGTGATGAGCGCCGAGCTCGCCCTGGAGCTGCGCAGCAGCGACGTGCCGGTGCGGCTGGTGCCGGCGCCGTTCGTGGAGGGGATGCTCGCCGCGGCCGTGTCCGCGTCGGCGGGCGCACCGCTCGAGGCGGTCGCCGCGGAGGCCGAGGCGGCACTGCAGGCGAAGGCCGCCCATCTCGGGGAGGACATCGCGGCGGCATCCGGCTCGGCGGGCGCCTCGATCGCCGCGCCGGCAGGGCCCGAGACCGTGCGGGTGGTCCGGGTGCGCAACGCGCTCGGCATCCACGCCCGCCCGGCCGCGCTCATCGCCGAGGCCGCCGGCAGCGCCGACGTGCGCCTGCGACGACTGCCCGCGGGCCCGGAGGCGGGGGCGGCGAGCCTGTCCCGCCTGCTGGCGCTCGGGGCGCGCGCCGGGGACGAGGTCCAGGTGCGCGGCTCGGGGGCGGGTGCCGACGCGGCGGTGGAGCGCATCGCCGCGCTGTTCGCCGACGGGTTCGGCGAGGAGATCGCGGCGGGGGCCGGCGGGGAGGGCAGCGGAACGCGTGCGAGGCCCGGGCCGGATCGCGACGTCACCCGCGCGCGGCAGATCCCGGCATCCGCCGCGCCGATCGATGACGCGGATGCCGGAGAGAGCCCCGCGCCCGATGATGGCGCCGCCCTGCCACCCGGAACCGTGCTGCGCGGTCGCGGCGTGAGCCCCGGGGTCGCCGCCGCCCCCGTGGCGCATCCGTCCCCGGCGATCGCCGAGCCGGAGCCGGCCGATCCGCTCCTCGCCGCAGAGCGCGAGGCGGAGGCCGCCCGCATCGCCCCGGCGGCGGCCGCCGTGGCCGCCGGCTTCGCGGCACGCGCCGAGGCGGCCTCCGGCGAGACCCGCGCGATCCTGGACGCCACCCGGCTCCTCGCCGCCGACCCCGACCTCGTCGCCGATGCCGCCGCCCGGGTGCGCACGGAAGGCCTCTCCGCCGCACGTGCCGTGTGGGAGGCCGCGTCTGCACAGGCTGAGGCGCTCGTCGGGCTGGGCGGGCGGACGGCCGAGCGCGCCGCCGACGTGCGCGACATCCGGAACCGGATCGTCGCCGTGCTGCACGGGCGGGAGCCGGCCTCGGTGCCGGAGCGGGAGGCTCCGTTCGTGCTCGTCGCGACCGACCTGGCCCCGAGCGACACCGCCGCGCTGGCAGGGAGTGCCTGCGCCGCGCTGGTGACCGAGCAGGGCGGCCCGACCTCGCACACCGCGATCATCGCCCGTGCCCTCGGCCTGCCGGCGGTGGTCGCCGCGCCCGGAGCCGCCGGCATCCCGGACGGCACGCTCGTGCTCGTCGACGGCGAGACGGGAACGGTGACCATGGACCCGGCCGAGGACGAGCTCGCCGCGGCACGGGCCGCCGCGGACGCCCGCGCCTTCGACGGCGACGGGCGCCTCGCCGACGGCACACCGCTCCCGCTGCTGGCGAACGTCGGCGGCCCGGCCGACGCGGTGCAGGCCGCCGGGGCGGCGGCGCAGGGGATCGGGCTGTTCCGCACGGAGTTCTGCTTCCTCGACCGGGCCGCCGCGCCGACGGTCGAGGAGCAGACGATCGCCTATCGCGGCGTGCTCACGCCGTTCGCGGGCAGGAAGGTCGTCGTCCGCACGCTCGATGCCGGCTCCGACAAGCCGCTGCCGTTCGCGACCCCGGAGCACGAGGAGAACCCGGCCCTCGGCCTGCGCGGACTGCGCGTCTCCTGGCGGAACCCCGCCCTGCTGCACGACCAGCTCCGCGCGCTCGCCCTGGCCGCCGCCGAGGAGCAGGCGCACGTCGAGGTGATGGCGCCCATGGTCGCCACCATCGAGGAGGCCCGGGACTTCACGGCCGCCGCGCGGGCCGCCGGGCTGGAACGGGTCGGGGTGATGATCGAGACGCCCGCCGCGGCGCTGATGGCGGAGGAGCTGCTCGAGGTCGTCGACTTCGTCAGCATCGGCACGAACGACCTGGCCCAGTACGCCATGGCCGCCGACCGGCAGCATCCCGCGCTCGGCGCGCTCAACGACCCCTGGCAGCCGGCCGTGCTGCGCCTCATCGCGACCATCGGCTCGGCCGGGCAGACGGCCGGCGCCCCGGTCGGCGTCTGCGGGGAGGCGGGAGGCGATCCGCGGCTCGCGCCCGTGCTCGTCGGCCTCGGCGCCACCAGCCTGTCGATGACGCCCCGCGCCCTCGGCCGCGTCGCCCGTGCGCTCGCGGCGGTCACGGCCGAGCAGTGCCGGGCCGCCGCGGACGCCGCGCTCGAGGCCGCGACCGCGGCGGACGCGCGCGCCGCCGCATCCGCCGTCCTGCGCTGA
- the paaA gene encoding 1,2-phenylacetyl-CoA epoxidase subunit PaaA has product MTSPADLTLVADEPDAQARFDELIAHEQRIEPRDWMPDAYRKTLIRQISQHAHSEIIGMQPEGNWITRAPSLKRKAILMAKVQDEAGHGLYLYSAAQTLGISREEMMQQLLAGKAKYSSIFNYPTPTWADMGAIGWLVDGAAICNQVPLCRASYGPYGRAMVRICKEESFHQRQGFEILLTLMQGTDEQREMAQDAVNRWYWPSLAMFGPPDDQSPNSAQSMAWKIKRFSNDELRQRFVGMLVPQAEILGVTLPDPELRWDEEAGRWHMGEIDWDEFYEVLRGNGPCNAERLERRRSAHEEGAWVREAAAEYARKQSLRAEVA; this is encoded by the coding sequence ATGACGAGCCCCGCAGACCTCACGCTCGTGGCCGATGAGCCGGACGCCCAGGCTCGTTTCGACGAGCTCATCGCGCACGAGCAGCGCATCGAGCCGCGCGACTGGATGCCCGACGCGTACCGCAAGACGCTGATCCGGCAGATCTCCCAGCACGCGCATTCCGAGATCATCGGGATGCAGCCGGAGGGCAACTGGATCACCCGCGCTCCCAGCCTGAAGCGCAAGGCGATCCTGATGGCGAAGGTTCAGGACGAGGCCGGCCACGGGCTGTACCTCTATTCCGCCGCCCAGACGCTCGGCATCAGCCGCGAGGAGATGATGCAGCAGCTCCTCGCCGGCAAGGCGAAGTACTCCTCGATCTTCAACTACCCCACCCCGACCTGGGCGGACATGGGCGCGATCGGCTGGCTCGTGGACGGCGCCGCGATCTGCAACCAGGTGCCGCTCTGCCGCGCCTCGTACGGTCCGTACGGGCGTGCGATGGTGCGCATCTGCAAGGAGGAGTCGTTCCATCAGCGGCAGGGCTTCGAGATCCTGCTCACGCTGATGCAGGGCACCGACGAGCAGCGCGAGATGGCGCAGGACGCCGTGAACCGGTGGTACTGGCCGAGCCTGGCGATGTTCGGCCCGCCGGACGACCAGTCCCCCAACTCCGCCCAGTCCATGGCGTGGAAGATCAAGCGGTTCTCGAACGACGAGCTGCGTCAGCGCTTCGTCGGGATGCTGGTGCCGCAGGCGGAGATCCTCGGGGTCACGCTGCCGGACCCGGAGCTGCGCTGGGACGAGGAGGCCGGCCGCTGGCACATGGGCGAGATCGACTGGGACGAGTTCTACGAGGTGCTGCGCGGCAATGGCCCGTGCAACGCGGAGCGGCTGGAGCGCCGGCGCAGCGCGCACGAGGAGGGCGCCTGGGTGCGTGAGGCCGCCGCCGAGTACGCGCGGAAGCAGTCGCTGCGCGCGGAGGTGGCGTGA
- the paaD gene encoding 1,2-phenylacetyl-CoA epoxidase subunit PaaD has protein sequence MVTQHAPHRTARAQEARRIAASVLDPEVPVLTIEDLGVLREVEVTEREGREHVRVDITPTYSGCPAMDAIRDDIVLALTAAGFGDVEVRLVLSPAWTTDWMSEEGRRKLTEYGIAPPTGRAAHRQGPIRLALSVRCPRCGSLDTREVSRFGSTSCKALYECRACLEPFDHFKVI, from the coding sequence ATGGTGACGCAGCACGCTCCCCACCGGACCGCGCGGGCGCAGGAGGCGCGCCGCATCGCGGCATCCGTCCTCGACCCCGAAGTGCCGGTCCTCACCATCGAGGATCTCGGCGTCCTCCGCGAGGTCGAGGTCACCGAGCGCGAGGGCCGAGAGCACGTGCGGGTCGACATCACGCCGACGTACAGCGGATGCCCGGCGATGGACGCGATCCGCGACGACATCGTGCTGGCGCTCACCGCTGCCGGGTTCGGCGACGTCGAGGTGCGGCTCGTGCTGTCCCCCGCCTGGACCACCGACTGGATGAGCGAGGAGGGCAGGCGCAAGCTCACCGAGTACGGCATCGCGCCGCCGACCGGGCGGGCCGCGCACCGGCAGGGCCCGATCCGCCTGGCGCTGAGCGTGCGCTGCCCGCGCTGCGGGTCGCTGGACACGCGGGAGGTGTCCCGCTTCGGCTCCACCTCGTGCAAGGCGCTCTACGAGTGCCGGGCGTGCCTGGAGCCGTTCGACCACTTCAAGGTGATCTGA
- the paaI gene encoding hydroxyphenylacetyl-CoA thioesterase PaaI: protein MDGRSADIGTEAPELRPMLRADRASAALGMVVELDEPGRAVVSMTVREDMLNGFGITHGGLVFTLADTAFAIACNEDDRITVAQGADIAFLASTTAGQRLTATAERRMRRGRTGLYDIRVVDETGQIVAEVRGRSFTTDR, encoded by the coding sequence ATGGACGGTCGTTCCGCCGATATCGGGACGGAGGCGCCGGAGCTGCGGCCCATGCTGCGCGCCGACCGGGCATCCGCCGCGCTCGGCATGGTCGTGGAGCTGGACGAGCCCGGCCGCGCCGTGGTGTCGATGACCGTCCGCGAGGACATGCTGAACGGCTTCGGGATCACGCACGGCGGTCTCGTCTTCACCCTCGCCGACACCGCCTTCGCGATCGCCTGCAACGAGGACGACCGCATCACCGTGGCGCAGGGCGCGGACATCGCCTTCCTCGCCTCGACGACGGCCGGGCAGCGGCTGACGGCCACGGCGGAGCGGCGGATGCGGCGGGGCCGGACCGGGCTCTACGACATCCGCGTGGTCGACGAGACCGGGCAGATCGTGGCCGAGGTGCGCGGCCGCTCCTTCACCACCGACCGCTGA
- the paaB gene encoding 1,2-phenylacetyl-CoA epoxidase subunit PaaB, giving the protein MLEDTWPLWEVFVRANRGLSHVHVGSLHAPDAAMAVRNARDLYTRRGEGVSIWVVPADAITTSDPDAKDAFFESPAGKNYRHAVYYTASEGVPHL; this is encoded by the coding sequence ATGCTCGAGGACACCTGGCCGCTGTGGGAGGTCTTCGTCCGCGCGAACCGCGGGCTCAGCCACGTGCACGTCGGTTCGCTGCACGCCCCGGATGCCGCGATGGCGGTGCGCAACGCCCGCGACCTGTACACCCGGCGCGGCGAGGGCGTCTCGATCTGGGTGGTGCCGGCGGATGCCATCACGACGAGCGATCCGGATGCCAAGGACGCGTTCTTCGAGAGCCCGGCGGGCAAGAACTACCGGCACGCCGTGTACTACACCGCGTCCGAGGGGGTGCCGCACCTGTGA
- the dhaK gene encoding dihydroxyacetone kinase subunit DhaK, with protein sequence MKKLINAPEDVLVESLRGVSLAHPELSVDLETHVITRATPKDEGKVAVVSGGGSGHEPLHGGYVGYGMLDAAVAGQVFTSPTPDRVQAATKAVDRGAGVLHIVKNYTGDVMNFEMAAELAAMDGIEVGTVVVDDDVAVQDSLYTAGRRGVGLTVLLEKLVGAAAEEGRDLASVVELAKRINGQGRSMGMALTSCTVPAAGKPTFDLPEDQMEIGIGIHGEPGRHREPLAPAHEIAQKLVDPILGDLDAAGAPAIVMLNGMGGSPLIELYLMYGEVAALLENAGVRIARNLVGNYITSLDMAGCSLTVLKADDELLRLWDAPVRTPGLRWGL encoded by the coding sequence ATGAAGAAGCTCATCAACGCCCCCGAGGACGTGCTCGTAGAGTCGCTGCGCGGGGTGAGCCTGGCGCATCCCGAGCTGTCCGTCGACCTCGAGACGCACGTGATCACCCGCGCCACGCCGAAGGACGAGGGCAAGGTCGCCGTGGTCTCGGGCGGCGGCTCCGGGCACGAGCCGCTGCACGGCGGCTACGTCGGGTACGGGATGCTCGATGCCGCCGTGGCCGGCCAGGTGTTCACCTCGCCGACGCCCGACCGCGTCCAGGCGGCCACCAAGGCCGTCGACCGCGGCGCGGGTGTGCTGCACATCGTCAAGAACTACACCGGCGACGTGATGAACTTCGAGATGGCCGCCGAGCTCGCCGCGATGGACGGCATCGAGGTGGGCACGGTGGTCGTGGACGACGATGTCGCCGTGCAGGATTCGCTGTACACCGCAGGCCGTCGCGGCGTCGGGCTCACCGTGCTGCTGGAGAAGCTCGTCGGCGCCGCCGCGGAGGAGGGCCGCGACCTGGCATCCGTCGTCGAACTCGCGAAGCGCATCAACGGGCAGGGCCGCTCGATGGGCATGGCCCTGACCAGCTGCACCGTCCCCGCCGCCGGCAAGCCGACCTTCGACCTGCCCGAGGATCAGATGGAGATCGGCATCGGCATCCACGGCGAACCCGGACGTCACCGCGAGCCGCTCGCCCCGGCGCACGAGATCGCGCAGAAGCTCGTCGACCCGATCCTCGGCGACCTGGACGCCGCCGGAGCTCCTGCGATCGTGATGCTGAACGGCATGGGCGGCTCGCCGCTGATCGAGCTGTACCTGATGTACGGCGAGGTGGCCGCGCTGCTCGAGAACGCCGGGGTGCGGATCGCCCGGAACCTGGTGGGGAACTACATCACCTCGCTCGACATGGCCGGCTGCTCGCTCACCGTGCTCAAGGCGGACGACGAGCTGCTGAGGCTGTGGGACGCGCCGGTGCGCACGCCGGGCCTGCGCTGGGGCCTGTGA
- the paaC gene encoding 1,2-phenylacetyl-CoA epoxidase subunit PaaC has product MSTPRRTPDAEPVEASPHDVHVSVDELRLAEELAGAGGRAPSADVAEYALWLGDDALILSQQLGAWISRAPELEEDVALANIALDLLGHARSLLRYAGSWDGRSEDDLAYFRDEPEFRSSWLVEQPNGDFAQTIARQFAASAYMYELYSSLRSSTDATFAAIAAKAVKEVDYHRDHAVQWVLRLAGGTDESRRRIIRALGDVWPYVDELFRDEPLIDRLEGVAVRPSSLRSGFDAVVETVFAEAGLEAPAGPASSAGGRRGSHATPFGHLLAEMQVLARRHPGATW; this is encoded by the coding sequence GTGAGCACGCCCCGCCGCACCCCGGACGCCGAGCCTGTCGAAGCGTCCCCGCACGACGTCCACGTCTCCGTCGACGAGCTCCGGCTCGCCGAGGAGCTCGCCGGCGCCGGCGGCCGCGCCCCCTCGGCGGACGTCGCCGAGTACGCGCTCTGGCTCGGCGACGACGCGCTCATCCTGTCGCAGCAGCTCGGCGCCTGGATCTCCCGGGCCCCCGAGCTCGAGGAGGACGTCGCGCTCGCCAACATCGCCCTCGACCTGCTCGGGCACGCCCGCTCCCTGCTGCGCTACGCCGGCTCCTGGGACGGGCGCAGCGAGGACGACCTGGCCTACTTCCGCGACGAGCCGGAGTTCCGCAGCAGCTGGCTGGTCGAACAGCCCAACGGCGACTTCGCGCAGACCATCGCGCGGCAGTTCGCGGCATCCGCGTACATGTACGAGCTGTACTCCTCGCTGCGCTCCTCCACCGATGCGACCTTCGCCGCCATCGCCGCGAAGGCGGTGAAGGAGGTCGACTACCATCGCGACCACGCCGTGCAGTGGGTGCTCCGCCTCGCCGGCGGCACCGACGAGTCCCGGCGCCGGATCATCCGCGCCCTCGGCGACGTGTGGCCCTACGTGGACGAGCTGTTCCGCGACGAGCCGCTCATCGACCGGCTGGAGGGCGTCGCGGTGCGACCCTCCTCGCTGCGCTCCGGCTTCGACGCCGTCGTGGAGACCGTGTTCGCCGAGGCGGGCCTGGAGGCTCCCGCCGGCCCGGCGTCCTCGGCCGGCGGCCGGCGCGGGTCGCACGCCACCCCGTTCGGGCATCTGCTCGCCGAGATGCAGGTGCTCGCCCGACGGCATCCGGGGGCGACATGGTGA
- a CDS encoding pilus assembly protein CpaE: protein MITRELALQLRDAGLVWHPAPGDRFQLDLPDEVELEVEADVFTVSEMTIEARRTPTGTILAFNGTTEWALDSVTLADAVWLPQEEQLRRLLGGTFRALRRLRDSFVVEIEVLGDDLRFEHPDPAEAYGLALLALLRRAQ from the coding sequence ATGATCACACGCGAGCTCGCCCTCCAGCTGCGGGATGCCGGCCTCGTGTGGCATCCCGCCCCCGGCGACCGGTTCCAGCTCGACCTGCCGGACGAGGTCGAGCTGGAGGTGGAGGCCGACGTCTTCACAGTCAGCGAGATGACGATCGAGGCCCGCCGGACCCCGACCGGCACCATCCTCGCCTTCAACGGCACGACGGAGTGGGCCCTGGACTCGGTCACGCTGGCCGACGCGGTGTGGCTGCCTCAGGAGGAGCAGCTGCGCCGGCTGCTGGGCGGCACGTTCCGGGCGCTGCGCAGGCTCCGCGACTCCTTCGTCGTCGAGATCGAGGTCCTGGGCGACGACCTCCGCTTCGAGCATCCGGACCCCGCCGAGGCGTACGGCCTCGCCCTGCTCGCTCTGCTCCGCCGCGCGCAGTGA